The following proteins are encoded in a genomic region of uncultured Vibrio sp.:
- the ubiG gene encoding bifunctional 2-polyprenyl-6-hydroxyphenol methylase/3-demethylubiquinol 3-O-methyltransferase UbiG yields MTKAQNVDPSEIKKFEDMASRWWDLEGEFKPLHQINPLRLNYVLEKADGLFGKRALDVGCGGGILAESMAKEGAIVTGLDMGKEPLEVARLHALETGTKLTYIQSTIEDHAAENAATYDVVTCMEMLEHVPDPLSVIRSCAALVKPGGHVFFSTLNRNIKSYLFAIVGAEKVLKIVPEGTHDHEKFIKPAEMLKMIDQTDLTELGITGLHYNPLNDDYKLGRNVDVNYIVHTKKY; encoded by the coding sequence ATGACTAAAGCACAAAACGTCGACCCTAGTGAAATTAAGAAATTCGAGGACATGGCTTCTCGTTGGTGGGATTTAGAAGGTGAATTCAAACCACTTCATCAAATTAACCCGCTTCGTTTGAACTATGTACTCGAGAAAGCAGATGGCTTGTTTGGCAAACGCGCACTCGATGTCGGTTGTGGTGGTGGCATTCTTGCAGAGAGTATGGCAAAAGAAGGCGCGATCGTAACTGGGTTAGATATGGGTAAAGAGCCACTGGAAGTCGCACGCCTGCATGCTCTGGAAACGGGCACAAAGCTGACCTATATCCAAAGTACCATTGAAGACCATGCCGCGGAAAATGCCGCAACTTACGATGTCGTCACGTGTATGGAAATGCTAGAGCATGTTCCCGACCCTCTTTCAGTGATCCGCTCTTGTGCGGCGCTAGTGAAGCCAGGTGGTCACGTTTTCTTTTCCACCTTAAACCGGAATATTAAATCCTACCTCTTTGCCATCGTTGGCGCAGAGAAGGTGCTTAAGATTGTTCCGGAAGGTACCCACGACCATGAGAAATTCATCAAACCAGCAGAAATGCTGAAGATGATTGACCAAACCGATCTGACTGAATTAGGTATCACGGGGTTGCATTACAACCCACTTAATGACGACTACAAACTTGGTCGTAATGTGGATGTAAACTACATCGTTCATACTAAAAAATACTGA
- the gyrA gene encoding DNA topoisomerase (ATP-hydrolyzing) subunit A: protein MSDLAKEITPVNIEDELRGSYLDYAMSVIVGRALPDVRDGLKPVHRRVLFAMNVLGNDWNKPYKKSARVVGDVIGKYHPHGDSAVYDTIVRMAQPFSLRYMLVDGQGNFGSIDGDSAAAMRYTEVRMAKIAHELLADLDKETVDYVPNYDGTEQIPAVLPTKIPNLLVNGASGIAVGMATNIPPHNLGEVIDGCLAYINNEAITIDELMDYIPGPDFPTAALISGRKGIVDAYKTGRGKIYMRSKADIETEKNGRETIIVTEIPYQVNKARLIEKIAELVKDKKVEGISALRDESDKDGMRIVIECKRDAVGEVVLNNLYAQTQLQTTFGINMVALNNGQPQLFNLKDMLKCFVDHRREVVTRRTIFELRKARERAHILEGLALALANIDEIIDLIRKAPTPAEAKAGLIARGWDLGNVAAMLERAGTDAARPEWLEPQYGIRDGQYFLTEQQAQAILDLRLHKLTGLEHEKILAEYKDLLDEIAELMHILASTERLMEVIREELEAVRDGFADARRTEITAASHDIDMEELIAREDVVVTLSHGGYVKYQVLSDYESQRRGGKGKSATKMKDEDHIERLLVANTHDNILCFSTRGKTYRLKVYQLPLASRTARGKPIVNILPLEDGERITAILRVDEFSEDKFIFMATGDGTVKKTPLNQFANVRANGLIAVNLRDDDSLIGVDITNGDSDIMLFSKAGKVVRFSEDKVRAMGRTAAGVRGMKLGEDDQVVSLIVPSNEGDILTVTENGYGKRTELAEYPTKGRATQGVVSIKVSERNGPVVGAVQVEEGDEMMMITDAGTLVRTRVAEVSQVGRNTQGVTLIRTAEDESVVGLQRIDEIEDADLPEGEEGESTEPSAEQQAPEAPAAEDSED, encoded by the coding sequence ATGAGCGATTTAGCTAAAGAGATCACGCCCGTAAACATTGAAGACGAGCTTAGAGGTTCCTATCTAGACTACGCGATGTCAGTAATCGTGGGTCGTGCTCTTCCAGATGTGCGTGATGGTCTAAAACCTGTTCACCGTCGCGTTTTATTCGCGATGAACGTACTAGGCAACGATTGGAACAAACCATATAAAAAATCAGCCCGTGTTGTCGGCGACGTAATCGGTAAATATCACCCTCACGGTGATAGCGCTGTGTACGACACAATCGTACGTATGGCTCAGCCGTTCTCACTTCGTTATATGTTGGTCGATGGCCAAGGTAACTTTGGCTCAATTGATGGCGATTCTGCTGCGGCAATGCGTTATACCGAAGTACGTATGGCAAAAATTGCCCACGAACTTCTGGCTGATCTAGATAAAGAAACCGTAGACTACGTACCTAACTACGATGGTACGGAACAGATTCCTGCGGTTCTTCCAACAAAAATTCCAAACTTACTGGTCAACGGTGCCTCTGGTATCGCGGTAGGTATGGCGACCAACATCCCGCCCCATAACCTTGGCGAAGTGATCGATGGCTGCCTTGCATACATCAATAATGAAGCAATCACTATTGATGAACTAATGGATTACATCCCTGGTCCAGATTTCCCAACGGCAGCACTAATCAGCGGTCGTAAAGGCATTGTAGACGCGTACAAAACAGGTCGCGGTAAGATCTACATGCGCTCAAAAGCGGACATCGAAACAGAGAAAAACGGTAGAGAAACCATCATCGTTACCGAAATTCCTTACCAGGTAAACAAAGCTCGTTTGATCGAGAAGATTGCTGAACTGGTTAAAGATAAGAAAGTAGAAGGCATCAGTGCGCTACGTGACGAGTCTGACAAAGATGGCATGCGTATCGTCATTGAATGTAAGCGTGATGCTGTAGGCGAAGTGGTTCTTAATAACCTGTACGCACAGACTCAGCTACAAACGACTTTCGGTATCAACATGGTGGCACTGAATAACGGTCAGCCACAGTTATTCAACCTGAAAGACATGTTGAAGTGCTTCGTCGATCACCGTCGTGAAGTCGTCACTCGTCGTACGATTTTCGAATTGCGTAAAGCTCGTGAACGTGCCCACATCTTGGAAGGTTTGGCCCTTGCACTAGCGAACATCGATGAAATCATCGACCTAATTCGTAAAGCACCAACGCCAGCAGAAGCGAAAGCAGGCCTTATCGCTCGCGGTTGGGATCTTGGTAACGTAGCAGCAATGCTGGAGCGAGCGGGTACAGATGCTGCTCGTCCAGAGTGGCTTGAGCCGCAATACGGTATCCGTGACGGCCAGTACTTCCTGACAGAGCAACAAGCGCAAGCCATTCTAGACCTGCGCCTACACAAACTGACTGGTCTGGAACACGAGAAGATTCTGGCTGAATACAAAGATCTTCTAGACGAAATCGCTGAGCTAATGCACATTCTTGCAAGTACTGAGCGTTTGATGGAAGTGATTCGTGAAGAGCTAGAAGCGGTTCGTGACGGTTTTGCTGATGCACGCCGTACTGAAATCACAGCAGCGAGCCATGACATTGACATGGAAGAGCTGATTGCTCGTGAAGACGTTGTAGTCACTCTGTCTCACGGCGGTTACGTTAAGTACCAAGTACTGAGCGACTACGAGTCACAGCGTCGTGGTGGTAAAGGTAAGAGCGCAACTAAGATGAAAGACGAAGACCATATTGAGCGTCTTCTAGTAGCGAATACCCACGACAACATCCTGTGTTTCTCCACTCGTGGCAAAACATACCGTTTGAAAGTTTACCAACTACCGCTTGCGAGCCGTACTGCTCGTGGTAAGCCTATCGTTAACATTCTTCCCCTAGAAGATGGTGAACGTATTACGGCGATCCTGCGAGTAGATGAGTTCTCTGAAGATAAGTTCATCTTTATGGCGACAGGTGACGGTACGGTTAAGAAGACGCCACTGAACCAATTTGCAAACGTTCGTGCAAACGGTCTAATTGCAGTTAACCTACGTGATGACGATTCGCTTATCGGTGTTGATATCACCAATGGGGACAGTGATATTATGCTGTTCTCTAAAGCAGGTAAAGTTGTTCGCTTCAGTGAAGATAAAGTGCGCGCTATGGGTCGTACTGCAGCGGGTGTTCGTGGTATGAAGTTGGGTGAAGACGACCAAGTTGTGTCTCTGATTGTTCCTTCAAACGAAGGCGACATCCTAACAGTAACCGAAAATGGCTATGGTAAACGTACCGAGCTTGCCGAGTACCCAACTAAGGGGCGTGCAACGCAAGGTGTAGTTTCTATCAAAGTTTCTGAGCGTAACGGACCTGTTGTTGGCGCAGTACAAGTTGAAGAAGGCGACGAGATGATGATGATCACCGACGCTGGTACTCTAGTTCGTACTCGTGTAGCAGAAGTTAGCCAGGTTGGTCGTAATACACAGGGTGTTACCTTAATTCGTACGGCTGAAGATGAGTCAGTAGTAGGCTTGCAACGCATTGATGAAATTGAAGACGCTGATTTACCAGAAGGTGAAGAAGGCGAGTCAACGGAACCAAGTGCAGAGCAACAAGCTCCTGAAGCTCCTGCTGCGGAAGATAGCGAAGATTAA
- the ribA gene encoding GTP cyclohydrolase II: MNVITKVHQELNRVSVDMAEVRARVDFKVGAKSDIDAEILSFRGLKTDKEHVAVIFKQADQVQETPLVRMHSECLTGDVFHSSRCDCGEQLEETIQRMGESGGIILYLRQEGRGIGLYNKIDAYRLQSQGMNTYEANNHLGFDDDLRDFTEAAQMLQALGVNKIRLVTNNPKKIRELAEYGIEIIEVVNTSAHVKDGNENYLKAKVSHGKHNLKV, encoded by the coding sequence ATGAATGTAATAACGAAAGTGCATCAAGAATTAAATCGAGTGAGTGTAGATATGGCTGAAGTACGTGCCAGAGTAGATTTTAAAGTCGGGGCTAAGAGTGATATTGATGCTGAAATCCTGTCTTTCCGTGGTTTGAAGACGGATAAAGAGCATGTAGCAGTTATCTTTAAACAAGCAGACCAAGTTCAGGAAACGCCACTGGTGCGTATGCATTCTGAGTGTCTGACCGGCGATGTTTTTCACTCCTCTCGTTGTGACTGTGGTGAGCAATTAGAAGAAACGATTCAACGTATGGGAGAATCCGGCGGCATTATTCTGTACTTACGTCAGGAAGGGCGTGGTATTGGTCTATACAACAAGATTGATGCTTACCGACTACAAAGTCAGGGTATGAACACCTATGAGGCGAATAATCATCTAGGCTTTGATGACGATCTGCGCGATTTCACTGAAGCTGCTCAAATGTTACAAGCCTTAGGTGTTAACAAGATCCGCCTAGTGACGAACAACCCGAAAAAGATTCGTGAGCTCGCCGAGTACGGGATAGAAATTATTGAAGTTGTCAACACTTCTGCTCACGTCAAAGATGGTAACGAGAATTACCTCAAAGCCAAAGTCTCTCACGGCAAACACAATCTGAAGGTTTAG